A window of Christiangramia forsetii KT0803 contains these coding sequences:
- the trhA gene encoding PAQR family membrane homeostasis protein TrhA, giving the protein MGKIKKPKYYPPKEEKLNILSHGIGFILSIVALVMLILKALEIGEHIHLISFIIFGASMVLVYAASTFYHSAKTHRLRMKLNILDHAAIYILIAGTYTPFALITLNGTTGWIILWVVWLMALVGVILKLFYAGRYQLLSTIMYVAMGWLIIFALNPLIENLSTPGLQWLFAGGISYTIGAVFFMLNKISFNHAIFHIFVLLGTFAHFVSIYFYILPAVESV; this is encoded by the coding sequence ATGGGCAAGATTAAAAAGCCGAAATATTATCCTCCCAAAGAAGAAAAACTAAATATCCTATCACATGGAATTGGGTTTATTTTGAGTATTGTAGCTCTGGTAATGCTCATTCTCAAAGCTCTGGAAATAGGGGAACATATACACCTAATCAGCTTTATTATTTTTGGAGCAAGTATGGTTTTAGTATACGCTGCATCTACTTTTTATCATAGTGCTAAAACACATCGACTCCGAATGAAACTGAACATTCTGGATCATGCGGCTATCTATATTCTTATTGCAGGTACTTATACCCCTTTTGCCTTGATTACGTTGAATGGAACTACGGGATGGATCATATTATGGGTGGTATGGCTTATGGCACTGGTAGGGGTAATTTTAAAATTATTTTACGCAGGACGTTATCAATTACTATCAACCATTATGTATGTAGCTATGGGTTGGCTTATAATTTTTGCATTAAATCCTTTGATTGAAAATTTATCGACTCCTGGATTGCAGTGGCTTTTTGCCGGAGGTATTTCATATACAATTGGAGCGGTATTTTTTATGCTGAATAAAATTTCATTTAATCACGCTATTTTTCACATTTTCGTACTTCTGGGAACCTTCGCCCATTTTGTAAGTATTTATTTCTATATCTTACCAGCAGTAGAATCTGTATAA
- a CDS encoding cation:proton antiporter has translation MEYFLITTILVCLASIFGFINVKFLKLPNSIGLMLITIVFSLIVLGISAFDDTLLNAEKEIITSIDFQTVLLDVMLSFLLFAGALHTNFEQLKIQRWPVLVFSTIGVLVSTFLVGTLMFFILQLVSMQVDFIYCLLFGALISPTDPIAVLGILKKAGAPKRLETKIVGESLFNDGVGVVVFLTIFKIASSSSGEIEIGEILELFGMEVIGGIAIGGVLGYITYRLMKSIDDYDIEVIITLAAVMGGTAVAHHFHFSAPLAMVTAGLIVGNDTVRLSTMSEITETYVDKFWELIDILLNTILFVLIGMEMLVLTFEENYILAGLLAIPVVLICRYASLLVPIQFFKRKLNFVRNTNLIMTWGGLRGGISIALALSLTVEMHRELFLTITYFIVVFSILVQGLSVGKIIEKLGVKDS, from the coding sequence ATGGAATATTTTTTAATTACTACCATACTTGTTTGCCTGGCTTCCATATTTGGCTTCATCAATGTTAAGTTCTTAAAACTACCTAATAGCATAGGCTTAATGCTTATAACCATAGTTTTTAGTTTAATCGTTCTAGGAATAAGTGCCTTTGACGATACCTTGCTAAATGCCGAAAAAGAGATCATTACCAGTATAGACTTTCAAACAGTATTATTGGATGTTATGTTGAGCTTTTTACTATTTGCAGGTGCTCTACATACTAATTTCGAGCAATTAAAGATTCAGAGGTGGCCCGTTTTAGTTTTTTCTACTATTGGTGTGTTGGTATCAACCTTTCTAGTTGGTACGCTTATGTTCTTTATTCTACAATTAGTATCCATGCAGGTTGATTTTATATACTGTTTACTTTTTGGAGCCTTAATATCCCCCACAGATCCTATTGCGGTATTGGGAATTCTGAAAAAGGCCGGTGCCCCGAAACGATTGGAAACAAAAATCGTGGGAGAATCTCTTTTTAATGATGGAGTAGGAGTGGTAGTATTTTTAACGATTTTCAAAATAGCCTCGTCCAGTTCAGGAGAAATAGAAATTGGTGAGATCCTAGAATTATTCGGGATGGAGGTAATAGGCGGAATAGCTATAGGCGGAGTATTAGGTTATATAACCTACAGACTTATGAAATCTATAGATGATTACGACATCGAGGTAATTATTACACTCGCCGCCGTAATGGGTGGCACTGCAGTGGCACATCATTTTCATTTTTCAGCACCTTTAGCTATGGTAACCGCAGGATTAATTGTTGGAAACGATACAGTAAGATTGAGTACCATGTCTGAGATTACGGAAACTTATGTAGATAAATTCTGGGAGCTGATAGATATTTTGCTAAATACGATCCTCTTTGTTTTGATTGGTATGGAAATGCTGGTATTGACTTTTGAAGAAAATTATATTTTAGCCGGACTTCTCGCAATCCCTGTAGTGCTTATATGTAGATATGCTTCCTTACTTGTGCCAATTCAATTTTTTAAGCGAAAGCTGAATTTTGTCCGAAATACTAATTTGATTATGACCTGGGGCGGTCTTCGAGGAGGGATTTCCATTGCTCTTGCATTGAGCCTTACTGTAGAGATGCATCGTGAACTTTTTCTTACCATAACTTATTTTATCGTAGTATTCTCAATATTAGTACAGGGATTGAGTGTAGGAAAAATTATTGAAAAATTGGGAGTGAAGGATTCATAG
- a CDS encoding ferritin-like domain-containing protein: protein MKNLTELLEHEIKDLYSAEKQLLEALPEMIKAATNEKLKKGFTKHLKETERHLERIQEVCKEMDINPGSTKCNAMAGLIEECQGLLNEKSNDAVMDAGLIACARRVEHYEIAGYDTAYRYAKALKLKSVRKLLKKTLKEEKKTEKKLKKLAKKKIIKKAKA, encoded by the coding sequence ATGAAGAATCTAACAGAATTACTAGAACATGAAATAAAAGACCTTTATTCCGCAGAAAAGCAGTTACTGGAGGCTCTACCAGAAATGATCAAAGCAGCAACCAACGAAAAGCTAAAAAAAGGTTTTACCAAGCATTTAAAGGAAACCGAAAGACATCTTGAACGAATTCAGGAAGTATGTAAAGAAATGGATATAAACCCCGGAAGTACTAAGTGCAACGCAATGGCGGGTCTAATTGAGGAATGCCAGGGACTATTAAATGAAAAAAGCAATGACGCTGTTATGGATGCAGGTCTTATTGCTTGCGCCAGGAGAGTAGAGCATTATGAAATTGCCGGATATGATACAGCATACCGCTATGCTAAAGCACTAAAATTAAAATCTGTTCGTAAACTTTTAAAGAAAACGCTTAAGGAAGAAAAAAAGACCGAGAAGAAACTGAAAAAACTGGCAAAAAAGAAAATCATCAAAAAAGCGAAGGCATAG
- the cphA gene encoding cyanophycin synthetase, producing the protein MKIRKIRAMRGPNYWSVNRHQLIVMVLDLEEMENYPTNKIPGFNERIINLLPGLKEHYCSENRPGGFITRLELGTWMGHVIEHVALEIQTMAEMDTGFGRTRDYGEKGVYHVVFSYVEENAGFYAAKAAVAICEALIEGKDYDLDKDIQELRELREDGRLGPSTESIIREAEKRGIPWIRLNESSFCQLGYGACQQRIQATVTSKTSNIAVEIACNKEETKYLLQQAAIKVPEGESVRNVEELKSAVNSLGFPLAIKPTDGNHGRGITSGIQNMEEAISAFHNAEKISNNILVEKHISGADYRLLVVNFKLVAAAKRTPASITGDGKSTIQELVDEVNSDPRRGYRHEKVLTRIDLNTISLQLIKKKGYDLHSVLSKGEVLLLKDTANLSTGGTAEDVTTIVHSSNIFMAERIARLIDLDICGIDIITSDISKPIDETGGAVIEVNAGPGFRMHLAPTLGLPRNVAAPVLDALFPGKNDTGRIPLIAITGTNGKTTTTRLIAHIAKLSGKLVGYTTSDGVYIQNRMVMSGDCTGPKSTELVLRDPTINFAVLECARGGLLRSGLAFQESDIGIVTNVEGDHLGLGGIHTIDQLARLKSVIPETVKPDGYAILNADDDLVYDMRHELRCKLALFSMDENNPRIKRFQEEGGITAIYEEGYVTITSGVWKMRVMKAEEIPLTFEARAHFMIQNILPAILAVHLKGISIQDMKAALQSFIPSDSQTPGRLNFFKFRKFSFLLDYAHNPSGMKALQKFTDTFTESYKIGIIAGIGDRLERDTVKIGSIAAEMFDEIIIRNDRDLRGKSADHLIQLIKEGIQKIDPLKVVSLIPSETDAIKQATQKAPKNSLIILCSDSIVASLELLKELKANEEKEKMHEVKAQKRKYKFRVNPKSKIT; encoded by the coding sequence ATGAAAATTAGAAAAATTAGGGCGATGAGGGGGCCAAATTACTGGTCGGTAAACCGGCATCAACTCATCGTAATGGTGCTGGATCTTGAAGAAATGGAAAATTATCCAACCAATAAAATCCCCGGATTCAATGAACGGATCATTAATTTATTACCAGGTTTAAAAGAACATTATTGTTCTGAGAACAGGCCCGGAGGTTTTATCACACGTCTGGAATTAGGAACCTGGATGGGCCACGTTATTGAACACGTAGCCTTAGAAATCCAAACCATGGCAGAAATGGACACGGGTTTTGGAAGGACCCGGGATTATGGTGAAAAAGGGGTTTACCATGTTGTTTTTTCATATGTTGAGGAAAATGCAGGTTTTTATGCTGCCAAGGCTGCAGTAGCTATTTGCGAAGCTTTAATTGAAGGAAAAGATTACGACTTAGATAAAGATATTCAGGAATTAAGAGAATTAAGGGAAGATGGACGCTTGGGTCCTAGCACCGAATCTATTATTAGAGAAGCCGAAAAACGAGGAATTCCATGGATCAGGCTAAACGAAAGTTCATTTTGCCAGTTGGGATATGGAGCCTGCCAGCAACGAATTCAAGCAACCGTAACCAGCAAAACCAGTAATATTGCCGTTGAAATTGCCTGTAATAAAGAAGAAACTAAATATTTATTGCAACAGGCAGCTATTAAGGTTCCGGAAGGTGAAAGCGTAAGAAATGTGGAAGAATTAAAAAGCGCTGTGAACAGTTTAGGTTTTCCGCTGGCCATAAAACCAACCGATGGAAATCATGGCAGGGGAATTACGTCAGGTATTCAAAACATGGAAGAAGCTATTAGCGCTTTTCATAATGCTGAAAAAATCTCCAATAACATTCTGGTAGAAAAGCATATTTCGGGTGCAGATTACCGCTTACTCGTGGTTAACTTTAAACTGGTTGCGGCAGCCAAACGCACACCGGCCAGTATCACGGGAGATGGAAAATCAACTATTCAGGAACTGGTAGATGAAGTGAATAGTGATCCCCGTAGAGGTTACCGGCACGAAAAAGTGCTTACCAGAATAGATTTAAATACAATTAGCCTTCAGTTGATAAAGAAAAAAGGATACGACCTACATTCAGTTTTGTCAAAAGGAGAGGTACTTCTTCTAAAAGATACGGCGAATCTTAGCACGGGAGGAACTGCAGAAGATGTGACAACCATTGTTCATTCTTCCAATATCTTTATGGCAGAAAGGATCGCCCGACTTATAGACCTCGATATTTGCGGGATAGACATCATCACCAGCGATATTAGCAAACCCATAGATGAAACCGGTGGCGCTGTAATTGAAGTGAATGCGGGACCGGGTTTTAGGATGCACTTGGCCCCCACCCTGGGACTTCCAAGAAATGTAGCGGCCCCGGTACTGGACGCGTTGTTTCCGGGGAAAAACGATACAGGAAGAATTCCACTAATCGCCATTACCGGAACCAATGGTAAAACCACTACCACAAGGCTTATAGCTCATATAGCTAAACTGAGTGGAAAACTGGTAGGCTATACTACCTCTGATGGGGTCTATATCCAAAACCGGATGGTAATGTCGGGCGATTGTACAGGACCAAAAAGTACCGAATTGGTCTTAAGGGATCCAACTATTAATTTTGCCGTGCTGGAATGTGCGCGCGGCGGACTACTTCGTTCCGGACTGGCTTTCCAGGAATCTGATATTGGCATTGTTACCAATGTGGAAGGTGACCACCTGGGACTTGGCGGTATTCATACTATAGACCAGTTGGCCAGGTTAAAATCTGTAATTCCTGAAACAGTGAAACCCGACGGTTATGCTATTTTGAATGCAGATGATGATCTGGTTTATGACATGCGACACGAACTTCGTTGCAAACTGGCACTCTTTTCTATGGATGAGAACAATCCCAGAATTAAAAGATTTCAGGAAGAAGGGGGAATTACGGCAATTTACGAAGAGGGTTATGTCACCATTACCAGTGGAGTCTGGAAAATGAGGGTGATGAAAGCCGAAGAAATTCCACTTACTTTTGAGGCCAGAGCACACTTTATGATCCAGAATATCCTACCGGCAATACTGGCGGTTCACCTTAAAGGCATTAGCATACAGGATATGAAGGCGGCGTTGCAAAGTTTTATCCCTTCAGACAGTCAAACCCCGGGCAGATTGAATTTTTTCAAATTTAGAAAATTCAGCTTTCTGCTAGATTATGCCCATAATCCTTCTGGAATGAAAGCACTTCAAAAGTTTACAGACACTTTCACTGAGTCCTATAAAATTGGAATTATCGCGGGAATTGGTGACCGACTCGAAAGGGATACGGTAAAGATTGGAAGTATTGCTGCAGAAATGTTTGATGAAATCATTATTCGAAACGACAGGGATTTGAGAGGAAAATCGGCAGATCATCTCATACAGCTTATAAAGGAAGGCATTCAAAAAATTGATCCGCTGAAGGTGGTAAGCTTAATCCCTTCTGAAACTGATGCGATTAAACAGGCTACGCAGAAGGCACCAAAAAATTCACTTATAATTTTATGTAGTGATTCTATCGTGGCATCCCTGGAACTTTTAAAAGAACTAAAAGCAAACGAGGAAAAAGAGAAGATGCATGAGGTTAAGGCTCAGAAACGGAAATATAAATTTCGGGTAAATCCAAAATCCAAAATTACCTAA
- a CDS encoding cyanophycinase — protein MNSKGTLIPIGGNENKGIGTNEKYHTEYIEDSILSRVVLESGGPQASIVVIPTASSIPTEVWENYREAFKKLGCTNVQVADIRERSQAESHEYIEMVRNAQCVMFSGGNQSEITQKILGTRLHMILTEKHLDGSIVIAGTSAGAMCMSKEMIIGGKKKEAFVKGAVGMSKGMGFLPNVIIDSHFIRRGRFGRLAEAVAKFPHLVGIGLAENTGLVIKDCNYVEVVGSGMVIIFDPGELEHNNESFVAKGEVMSLTNLKTHILAYGDKFNILKHEVRILHVETPVSE, from the coding sequence ATGAATTCTAAAGGAACCTTAATTCCTATTGGTGGAAATGAAAATAAGGGTATTGGAACCAATGAAAAATACCATACCGAATATATTGAAGACAGTATTCTTTCCCGTGTGGTGTTGGAAAGTGGCGGGCCACAGGCCTCTATCGTGGTTATTCCCACTGCTTCCAGTATTCCTACTGAAGTTTGGGAGAATTACCGGGAAGCTTTTAAGAAATTAGGCTGTACAAATGTACAGGTCGCAGATATAAGAGAGCGTAGCCAGGCAGAGAGCCATGAATATATAGAAATGGTTCGCAATGCTCAATGTGTAATGTTTTCAGGCGGTAACCAATCTGAAATCACCCAGAAAATTTTGGGAACACGTCTACATATGATCTTAACTGAAAAACATCTGGACGGCTCTATTGTGATAGCAGGAACCAGCGCTGGAGCTATGTGTATGTCTAAGGAAATGATTATTGGAGGAAAGAAAAAAGAGGCTTTCGTAAAAGGTGCTGTAGGAATGAGTAAGGGAATGGGTTTCTTACCGAATGTAATTATAGATTCTCATTTCATCCGTCGAGGAAGATTTGGAAGACTTGCTGAAGCGGTGGCGAAATTTCCCCATCTCGTAGGAATAGGACTTGCAGAAAACACAGGACTTGTGATTAAAGATTGTAATTATGTAGAAGTCGTAGGATCCGGAATGGTAATTATCTTCGATCCCGGGGAATTGGAACATAATAATGAAAGTTTTGTCGCCAAAGGAGAGGTGATGTCGCTCACCAATTTAAAGACTCATATTCTCGCTTATGGTGATAAATTCAATATTCTAAAACATGAGGTGAGAATTCTGCATGTAGAAACTCCGGTTTCAGAATAG
- a CDS encoding isoaspartyl peptidase/L-asparaginase family protein, whose product MKANYSIAIHGGAGTLIKGKMTPDKEKEYRNILQLALDESFKILQNKGSAIEAVEKAVIIMEDSPLFNAGKGSVFTADGTHEMDAAIMEGKTRNAGAVSLITGIKNPISLAKMVMEKSPHVLLAGKGAMDFARLHGYELENEDYFYDEFRYQQWQELKDTTRFQLDHSQEKDSKFGTVGAVACDINGDVAAATSTGGMTNKNWGRIGDSPIIGVGNYANNNTCAVSCTGSGEYFMRGVVAYDVSCLMEYKNLSLKEAADEVIHHRLPKLKGDGGLIAIDARGNIAMPFNTEGMYRGKKTAYNDSYVAIYSN is encoded by the coding sequence ATGAAAGCGAATTACTCAATTGCAATCCATGGTGGTGCAGGTACACTTATAAAAGGAAAAATGACACCAGATAAGGAAAAGGAATATAGAAATATCCTGCAATTGGCTTTAGATGAAAGTTTTAAGATTCTTCAGAATAAAGGCTCCGCCATAGAAGCGGTAGAGAAAGCGGTAATAATCATGGAAGACTCCCCCCTTTTCAATGCCGGAAAAGGAAGTGTATTTACGGCAGACGGCACCCACGAAATGGATGCGGCTATTATGGAAGGAAAAACCCGGAATGCTGGTGCGGTAAGTTTAATTACCGGGATTAAAAATCCCATTTCTCTCGCAAAAATGGTGATGGAAAAGAGTCCGCATGTTTTACTGGCCGGTAAAGGGGCTATGGATTTTGCCAGGCTGCATGGTTATGAACTGGAAAATGAAGATTATTTCTATGACGAATTCAGATACCAGCAGTGGCAGGAGCTTAAGGACACTACGAGGTTTCAGCTGGATCATAGTCAAGAAAAAGATTCAAAATTTGGAACCGTAGGTGCAGTTGCCTGCGATATAAATGGGGACGTTGCAGCGGCCACCTCAACCGGCGGTATGACTAATAAAAACTGGGGACGCATTGGCGACAGTCCAATTATAGGAGTGGGTAATTACGCTAATAATAACACTTGCGCCGTAAGTTGTACCGGTAGTGGGGAATACTTTATGCGTGGGGTTGTGGCATACGATGTTTCCTGTTTAATGGAATATAAAAACCTCAGTCTTAAGGAGGCTGCTGATGAAGTAATTCACCACAGACTCCCAAAATTGAAAGGTGATGGAGGGCTTATTGCGATAGATGCCAGGGGAAATATCGCCATGCCATTTAATACGGAAGGAATGTACAGAGGAAAAAAAACAGCCTACAATGACAGTTATGTGGCGATATATAGCAACTAA
- a CDS encoding 2'-5' RNA ligase family protein — MSKKHQNPLYFIALLPPENIRAEIENFKVTIKEKFQVEHALKLPAHITLQIPFRASKEQEAVLFQKLAAFSEEIAPFKIDLEDFGRFAKNVIFIKLKDHEPFIQLHSELQKTIRSFINLKSHEIPSKIHPHITIAVRDLKRSNFHPIWNEFEHREYKNSFMSGNLVLLKHNGKTWDIIRTFKLAY; from the coding sequence ATGTCAAAAAAACATCAAAATCCACTTTATTTTATCGCTCTCCTTCCCCCTGAAAATATCAGGGCTGAAATTGAAAATTTTAAGGTCACGATCAAAGAAAAATTTCAGGTTGAACATGCCTTAAAACTTCCGGCACATATTACGCTTCAAATACCTTTTAGAGCTTCAAAAGAACAGGAGGCTGTATTATTTCAGAAACTTGCTGCATTTTCAGAAGAAATAGCTCCTTTTAAAATTGATCTGGAGGATTTTGGAAGATTCGCTAAAAATGTAATTTTTATAAAACTTAAAGATCATGAACCTTTTATTCAGCTTCATTCTGAGCTACAAAAAACAATTAGATCTTTTATTAATCTGAAAAGTCATGAAATACCATCCAAAATCCATCCTCATATAACGATCGCGGTAAGGGACTTAAAACGAAGCAATTTTCATCCTATCTGGAATGAATTTGAACATAGGGAATATAAAAATTCTTTTATGTCTGGGAATCTGGTTCTTCTAAAACATAATGGAAAAACCTGGGATATTATAAGAACGTTTAAGTTGGCATATTAA
- the lysA gene encoding diaminopimelate decarboxylase, producing MTQKDLLSITKEFSSPVYVYDADKIISQYQRLTDAFKVNELRIHYAVKALSNISILKLLGSLGCGLDTVSVQEVRLGLKAGVDPSKIIYTPNGVSLEEIEEVVQLGVQINIDNLSVLEQFGTKHPKIPVCIRINPHVMAGGNSKISVGHIDSKFGISIHQMPHLLRIVENTEMHINGIHMHTGSDILDIGVFLYASEILFEAAKNFKELEFIDFGSGFKVPYREGDIETDIEDLGVQLTQKFKKFCKEYGRELALAFEPGKFLVSESGKFLAKVNVIKQTTSTVFAGIDSGFNHLIRPMFYGSHHDITNISNPNAKPRFYSVVGYICETDTFGNNRRISEIREGDILSFSNAGAYCFSMASNFNSRYRPPEVMWYNGKAHLIRERETFEDLTRHQVEINFDSSPKQLVDKE from the coding sequence ATGACTCAGAAAGATCTCCTTTCCATAACTAAAGAATTTAGTAGTCCGGTTTATGTTTATGACGCCGATAAGATTATATCTCAATATCAAAGATTAACCGATGCTTTTAAAGTTAATGAGCTTCGTATTCATTATGCAGTAAAAGCATTATCTAACATCTCCATTCTTAAACTTCTAGGTTCTCTTGGGTGTGGATTAGATACGGTATCTGTCCAGGAAGTTAGACTAGGTCTAAAAGCTGGTGTAGATCCTTCTAAAATTATATACACTCCAAATGGAGTTTCTTTGGAAGAGATCGAGGAAGTTGTTCAATTAGGAGTCCAGATCAATATTGATAACCTTTCAGTATTAGAACAATTTGGCACGAAGCATCCCAAAATTCCTGTTTGTATCAGGATCAATCCCCATGTTATGGCGGGTGGAAATTCGAAAATATCTGTAGGCCATATAGATTCTAAGTTCGGAATTAGTATTCACCAGATGCCACATTTACTTAGAATTGTTGAAAATACAGAAATGCATATTAACGGGATTCATATGCATACCGGTAGTGACATCCTGGACATTGGAGTATTTCTATATGCTTCTGAAATTCTTTTTGAAGCGGCCAAAAATTTTAAAGAATTAGAATTTATAGACTTTGGAAGTGGTTTTAAAGTTCCGTACAGAGAAGGAGATATTGAAACCGACATTGAAGATCTAGGTGTACAATTAACGCAAAAATTTAAAAAATTCTGCAAGGAATATGGGAGAGAACTGGCTTTGGCTTTTGAACCCGGGAAATTCCTGGTTAGTGAATCAGGGAAATTCCTGGCTAAGGTAAATGTGATCAAACAAACTACATCTACTGTCTTTGCGGGAATAGATTCTGGTTTTAATCATTTAATTAGACCAATGTTCTATGGATCGCATCATGACATCACCAATATTTCAAATCCAAATGCAAAACCTCGTTTTTATAGCGTAGTGGGTTACATTTGTGAGACCGATACTTTCGGGAACAATCGCCGGATTTCCGAAATACGGGAAGGAGATATTTTAAGTTTTAGTAATGCCGGTGCTTACTGCTTTTCCATGGCCAGTAATTTTAATTCAAGGTACCGTCCACCTGAAGTTATGTGGTACAATGGGAAAGCTCATTTAATAAGAGAACGCGAAACTTTTGAGGATCTTACCAGGCATCAGGTTGAAATAAATTTCGATTCCTCCCCCAAACAATTGGTAGATAAAGAGTAG
- a CDS encoding MFS transporter has translation MKKALLALAIGGFGIGMTEFVIMGILPEVAEALSITIPQAGHFISAYALGVVVGAPLLTAFGNKWPPHKVLMALMIWFTIFNTLSAFSNSYTLLLITRFLSGLPHGAFFGIGAVVAGKLAKPGKDAQAIAMMFTGLTVANVIGVPLGTWLGQNFEWGVAFLAVGVVGILAILSVKFWMPELPKTKSNGFKKDIKVLKKPELWMVILLTTIGTGGFFAWYSYIAPLITDVAGHEENIVSYAMILAGLGMVAGNFIGAKLAEMFRPIYAVIIALVCMVIALISNTFLAYDQIGVLIMTFILPLIAFCIATPIQMAVINSAKGSEMLGSSLNQSAFNMGNASGAYLAGLPIAYGYGIVSAQYVGAAMAGIGIFIGLGVIMIRRHQAAQLELSNS, from the coding sequence ATGAAAAAAGCCTTGTTAGCATTGGCGATTGGTGGATTTGGAATTGGAATGACAGAATTCGTAATTATGGGGATTTTGCCTGAAGTAGCTGAAGCGCTAAGTATCACTATTCCGCAAGCCGGACATTTTATTTCGGCATATGCCCTGGGTGTAGTGGTGGGAGCGCCTTTACTTACCGCTTTCGGAAATAAATGGCCTCCGCATAAGGTCTTAATGGCTTTAATGATCTGGTTTACAATATTTAATACGTTATCAGCATTTTCAAACTCATACACGCTTTTATTAATAACCAGGTTTTTATCAGGCTTACCACATGGTGCATTTTTCGGCATTGGTGCCGTGGTAGCTGGTAAACTTGCAAAACCGGGTAAAGATGCCCAGGCAATTGCCATGATGTTCACAGGACTCACCGTTGCAAATGTTATTGGTGTTCCTTTGGGAACCTGGTTGGGACAAAATTTTGAATGGGGAGTAGCTTTTCTCGCGGTTGGAGTCGTTGGAATTCTGGCAATATTAAGTGTCAAATTTTGGATGCCAGAATTGCCGAAAACTAAATCTAATGGCTTTAAGAAAGATATTAAAGTTCTTAAAAAACCTGAATTATGGATGGTGATTCTTCTAACCACAATTGGTACTGGAGGTTTCTTTGCTTGGTACAGTTATATTGCCCCTTTAATTACAGATGTTGCAGGGCACGAAGAAAATATTGTGAGCTATGCCATGATTTTGGCTGGTTTAGGCATGGTTGCAGGAAATTTTATAGGAGCAAAACTTGCTGAAATGTTCAGGCCTATTTATGCTGTTATTATTGCCCTAGTCTGTATGGTTATAGCATTGATTTCAAATACCTTCCTGGCTTATGATCAAATTGGTGTTTTAATAATGACCTTTATTTTACCTCTCATTGCATTTTGTATTGCCACACCTATTCAAATGGCAGTGATCAATTCAGCTAAAGGTTCTGAAATGCTGGGCTCTTCTCTAAACCAAAGTGCTTTTAATATGGGAAATGCCAGCGGTGCTTATCTTGCGGGATTACCTATTGCATATGGATACGGAATCGTTTCTGCTCAATATGTTGGTGCTGCAATGGCGGGAATAGGTATTTTTATTGGATTGGGTGTGATCATGATTAGAAGACATCAGGCAGCACAACTGGAATTAAGTAATTCTTAA